The Anas platyrhynchos isolate ZD024472 breed Pekin duck chromosome Z, IASCAAS_PekinDuck_T2T, whole genome shotgun sequence genome includes a window with the following:
- the HSD17B3 gene encoding 17-beta-hydroxysteroid dehydrogenase type 3 isoform X2 — MGMGGLGKTGEYPSLFVLHMLAKRGLNVVMISRTLEKLQRVAADIEQATGQKVKVIQADFTKNSVYENIEKGLQGLEIGVLVNNVGMLHNPLPCRFLNAPDIDENLVNCNIISATKMTQIILKQMEPRQKGLILNLSSGLGTFPCPLYTMYSASKAFICTFSKALQAEYRAKGIIIQVVAPYGVSTPMTMHQKPGLITKTAEEFVSESLDYVTFGDEIFGCLAHEILACVLRLIPLWVFHSDRLQEAVLHLFTSYLKKRWRKP, encoded by the exons ATGGGAATGGGAGGCCTAGGGAAAACGGGAGAATACCCTTCTCTATTTGTTCTGCACATG CTGGCAAAACGTGGATTAAATGTGGTTATGATAAGCAGAACTCTTGAAAAACTGCAGAGAGTAGCTGCTGATATCG agCAGGCCACAGGTCAAAAGGTGAAGGTTATACAAGCTGATTTCACTAAAAATTCAGTATACGAGAACATTGAAAAAGGTCTGCAAGGCTTGGAAATTGGTGTTTTGG TTAACAATGTTGGAATGCTTCATAATCCTCTCCCGTGCCGTTTCCTTAATGCACCAGACATAGACGAG AACCTTGTCAACTGCAACATTATTTCTGCTACAAAG ATGacacaaataattttgaaacaaaTGGAACCaag ACAGAAGGGTCTTATTCTAAATCTGTCCTCTGGTCTGGGTACTTTTCCCTGTCCATTATACACAATGTACTCAGCTTCTAAG gCTTTTATATGCACTTTCTCCAAAGCACTACAAGCAGAGTACAGGGCAAAGGGAATTATCATACAG GTAGTGGCTCCTTATGGTGTTTCTACTCCAATGACCATGCACCAAAAACCTGGTCTTATTACAAAGACGGCAGAAGAGTTTGTTAGTGAATCTCTGGATTATGTTACTTTTGGAGATGAGATTTTTGGATGTTTGGCCCATGAAATACTG GCCTGTGTCCTGCGGCTGATTCCGTTATGGGTATTCCACAGTGACCGCCTTCAAGAAGCAGTCCTGCATCTGTTCACCAGTTATCTGAAGAAAAGGTGGAGGAAGCCCTga